The following proteins come from a genomic window of Falsibacillus albus:
- a CDS encoding DUF459 domain-containing protein, with product MARRILVGIATVIILAILIWMVTIKQEHHVKSSNEKEIVALGDSLTYGVGDSSGNGYAENLQKLLSKKEKGTVKVHNFGIPGQQTDGLLHQLGSMEVKGELSQADNIILFIGTNDLVKSNGGDLNPLQHDRIMLGKADYKKNLKRILNIIREENLDAPILFLGLYNPYPDSDKIEKVVENWNETSRAFIKPYDHIKFIQTNGLFKEKTSKYFSDSLHPNKRGYDVLTKKILNDYDFE from the coding sequence ATGGCACGACGAATATTAGTTGGAATTGCGACAGTGATCATTCTTGCAATACTAATTTGGATGGTCACCATCAAACAAGAGCATCATGTAAAGTCCAGCAATGAGAAGGAAATAGTGGCGCTGGGTGATTCCCTGACCTATGGCGTCGGAGATTCATCAGGAAATGGCTATGCTGAAAATCTGCAGAAGCTTCTTTCCAAAAAGGAAAAAGGTACGGTAAAGGTTCATAACTTTGGTATTCCTGGACAGCAAACGGATGGACTCCTGCACCAGTTAGGCAGTATGGAAGTAAAGGGGGAGTTGAGCCAGGCAGATAACATTATCCTATTTATCGGAACGAACGATTTGGTAAAAAGCAATGGCGGAGATCTTAATCCGCTGCAACATGACCGAATCATGCTTGGCAAAGCGGATTACAAGAAAAATTTAAAGCGGATATTAAACATCATCCGGGAAGAGAATCTTGATGCACCAATATTATTTCTAGGCTTATACAATCCATATCCAGACTCCGATAAAATTGAAAAAGTCGTAGAGAATTGGAATGAGACAAGCCGAGCTTTCATAAAACCGTATGATCATATCAAATTTATCCAAACGAATGGTCTTTTTAAAGAGAAAACTTCTAAATATTTCAGCGATTCCCTCCATCCGAACAAGAGGGGATATGATGTCCTTACGAAAAAAATATTAAATGACTATGATTTTGAATAA
- a CDS encoding histidine phosphatase family protein, translating into MFRLFITRHGQTVWNTEERMQGWKDSALTQNGIDHALSLGQRLKDISFQAVYASPSGRTARTAELICKGRKTLITYDDDLREMNMGDWEGKTKTHITENFAVDYHSFGSTPHLFKSANGENFSDLRKRVSRFLERVKMEQSAGDILVVTHTITIKSLLAIVKGLPIEQVWGTTFIHDTSLSIVEIDVENDEICVVMEGDVAHKKNLNRV; encoded by the coding sequence ATGTTTAGACTCTTTATTACGAGGCACGGACAAACCGTTTGGAATACAGAAGAAAGAATGCAGGGATGGAAAGATTCAGCTTTAACTCAAAATGGTATCGACCATGCACTTAGTTTAGGACAGAGATTAAAGGATATCTCCTTTCAAGCAGTATACGCAAGTCCAAGTGGAAGAACGGCCAGGACAGCTGAACTCATATGTAAGGGGAGAAAGACTCTCATTACTTATGATGATGATTTGAGAGAAATGAATATGGGCGATTGGGAAGGCAAGACTAAAACTCATATTACAGAAAACTTTGCAGTTGATTATCATTCCTTTGGCAGTACACCGCATTTATTCAAGTCTGCTAACGGTGAGAATTTTTCTGATTTGCGTAAACGTGTTTCGAGGTTTTTAGAGCGTGTGAAAATGGAGCAATCTGCAGGGGATATCCTGGTTGTTACCCATACGATTACAATAAAAAGCTTATTAGCGATAGTAAAGGGGCTCCCGATTGAACAAGTTTGGGGAACGACTTTTATCCATGATACAAGCTTATCAATCGTTGAAATCGATGTGGAGAACGATGAGATATGTGTTGTGATGGAGGGGGATGTGGCGCATAAGAAAAATCTGAATCGTGTATAA